A region from the Acyrthosiphon pisum isolate AL4f chromosome A1, pea_aphid_22Mar2018_4r6ur, whole genome shotgun sequence genome encodes:
- the LOC103308447 gene encoding transcription factor tau subunit sfc1, translated as MESSEEAEIISPSKLKLLNCIIYPGIVNNAERAIDNLGGIDEITHAFENSEATLSVNLVRSEFGPSLSGNKHYERSLLVAVKTKYKLNKKTGEKIPIEVLPAHVIGFVQKTFTFTNIMDFAYFPPNPNCSELWSTNKLLDINWALEKDVPLSLLPSKLSKFNEPQTDFYDMVNLKKLDMLSKKHRLRPYVRNFTKNNRFEDTDLPPMPLDLLKYCLTVKMFSPDEKRLMDKLFEKRPIWVKPALFHFAKVINKEKMKYLLPTTGYFTTTGPFRRMWVRHGYNYHNDPSNYIYQVIEIRNQWFDEHNSSNPKIAKFNIEDYNPNTAEKQFYFSPNSFPLSIVANYQLCDIHLPEVKEMLKNASLSTTCSKHAGWLKKEFIEDIRNVMYGYLERAWQKYLAGNLPSCGNEHIKLYSDYMEEDNLDYTRQQIMRRLEEVIDEDNQNEDEYNECSSEIEVPKDEYEDWSTNLNREELAKIIFSENHIKTEVPNSNPCSDEEDDADLKIDSLEI; from the exons atggaATCATCCGAAGAAGCTGAAATTATTAGTCCTTCCAaactaaaacttttaaattgtataatttatccTGGTATTGTTAATAATGCTGAACGAGCAATCGACAATCTTGGAGGCATTGATGAGATTACTCATGCATTTGAGAATTCAGAAGCTACGCTATCTGTCAACTTAGTAAGATCAGAATTTGGACCATCACTTTCAGGGAACAAACATTATGAACGTTCATTATTAGTCGCTGtaaagacaaaatataaattaaataaaaaaaccggtGAAAAAATTCCTATAGAAGTGTTACCAGCTCATGTAATTGGATTTGTTCAAAAAACGTTTACATTTACGAATATTAtggattttgcatattttccaCCTAATCCCAATTGTTCTGAATTATGgagtacaaataaattattggatATAAATTGGGCTTTAGAAAAAGATGTGCCTTTATCATTACTACCTAGCAAGCTAAGTAAGTTCAATGAACCTCAGACAGATTTTTATGATATggtaaatcttaaaaaattggATATGCTGTCTAAAAAACATAGATTAAGGCCATATGTACGCaatttcactaaaaataatCGTTTTGAGGATACTGACCTACCACCCATGCCTCTGGATTTATTAAAGTATTGTTTaactgtaaaaatgttttctccTGATGAAAAAAGATTGATGGATAAGCTATTTGAAAAAAGGCCAATCTGGGTAAAACCAGCTTTGTTTCATTTTGCTAAAGTTATAAATAAGGAAAAGATGAAATATCTATTACCAACCACTGGCTATTTCACCACTACTGGACCATTTCGGCGCATGTGGGtcag GCATGGGTACAACTACCACAATGATCCATCAAATTACATATATCAAGTAATTGAGATTCGAAATCAGTGGTTTGATGAACACAATTCGTCTAATCCTAAAATAGCGAAATTCAACATCGAAGATTATAATCCTAATACAgctgaaaaacaattttatttttctccaaATTCATTTCCTTTATCAATTGTTGCTAACTATCAACTGTGTGATATACATTTGCCGGAAGTGAAAGAGATGCTTAAAAATGCATCTCTATCAACTACTTGTAGTAAACATGCTGGTTGGCTTAAAAAGGAGTTTATAGAAGATATAAGAAATGTTATGTATGGATATTTAGAAAGAGCATGGCAGAAGTATTTAGCTGGAAATTTACCTTCTTGTGGAAATGAACATATTAAGCTATACAGTGATTACATGGAGGAGGACAATTTAGATTATACTAGGCAACAAATTATGAGAAGATTAGAAGAAGTAATTGATGAAGATAATCAAAATGAGGATGAATATAACGAGTGTTCCTCAGAAATTGAAGTGCCTAAAGATGAATATGAAGACTGGTCTACAAATCTAAATCGCGAAGAACTagcgaaaataattttttcagaaaatcatattaaaacagAGGTTCCAAATTCTAATCCTTGTAGTGATGAAGAGGATGACGCAGACTTAAAAATTGACAGTTtggaaatatga